The Gemmatimonadales bacterium genome includes the window TCGTGTAGCGTGCCGTGGAGAGCGTCGAGCATCTGGTGATCGGCGGCGGGCCGGCGGGCCTCCGCGCGGCGGAGGTCCTGGCCGAGGCGGGGCGCGAGGTCGTCGTACTGGAGCGCCACGCCGAGATCGGGCCGAAGACGTGTGCCGGCGGCCTCACCCGGAAGGCCGTGCGCGAGCTGGAGCCGATCGGCCTCGAGCGCGGGGTCGGACTCGACCGCGTGGGCTATGTGTCATTCAACCACGAGCG containing:
- a CDS encoding FAD-dependent monooxygenase, encoding MESVEHLVIGGGPAGLRAAEVLAEAGREVVVLERHAEIGPKTCAGGLTRKAVRELEPIGLERGVGLDRVGYVSFNHER